One region of Microbacterium rhizosphaerae genomic DNA includes:
- a CDS encoding ABC transporter ATP-binding protein produces the protein METTTVRSPGERVETVTAIAAAGLVKSFGKVHAVRGVDLTVRAGEIVAFLGPNGAGKTTTIDMLLGLSHPDAGSVEVFGRTPRAAIAHGLVSAVLQTGGLLKDLTVRETLRLTASLFAETRPVDEVLERAGIREIADRKVAVCSGGQQQRLRFAMALLSDPGLLILDEPTTGMDVEGRRSFWSSIRADAARGRTVLFATHYLDEADEYADRIVLMSQGRVVADGTTSEIKNLVSGRVVHATLRGADQVALAALPDVESVEAQGDRIAIHTKDSDAVARYLLTQTPARDVEITPQNLESVFLALTSEGEAA, from the coding sequence ATGGAAACAACCACAGTGCGCTCGCCGGGCGAGCGCGTCGAGACCGTCACGGCGATCGCCGCAGCCGGGCTCGTGAAGAGCTTCGGGAAGGTGCACGCGGTGCGCGGCGTCGATCTGACGGTGCGCGCGGGCGAGATCGTCGCGTTCCTCGGCCCCAACGGCGCCGGGAAGACGACGACGATCGACATGCTGCTCGGTCTGTCCCATCCGGATGCGGGTTCGGTCGAGGTCTTCGGACGCACGCCGCGCGCCGCCATCGCCCACGGTCTCGTCTCGGCCGTGCTGCAGACCGGCGGACTGCTGAAGGACCTCACGGTGCGCGAGACCCTGCGGCTCACGGCCAGCCTCTTCGCCGAGACCCGTCCGGTCGACGAGGTGCTCGAGCGTGCCGGCATCCGCGAGATCGCGGACCGCAAGGTCGCAGTGTGCTCGGGAGGCCAGCAGCAGCGGCTGCGGTTCGCGATGGCGCTGCTCAGCGACCCCGGCCTGCTGATCCTCGACGAGCCGACGACGGGGATGGATGTCGAGGGCCGACGCTCGTTCTGGAGCTCCATCCGCGCCGACGCGGCCCGTGGTCGCACGGTCCTCTTCGCAACGCACTACCTCGATGAGGCCGACGAGTACGCCGACCGCATCGTCCTCATGAGCCAGGGACGCGTCGTCGCCGACGGCACGACATCGGAGATCAAGAACCTCGTGTCCGGCCGCGTCGTCCACGCGACTCTCCGCGGCGCCGATCAGGTCGCTCTGGCCGCGCTGCCCGACGTCGAGAGCGTCGAAGCGCAGGGCGACCGCATCGCGATCCACACGAAGGACTCGGATGCCGTGGCCCGCTACCTGCTCACGCAGACGCCGGCCCGGGATGTCGAGATCACCCCGCAGAACCTCGAGAGCGTGTTCCTCGCTCTCACCTCGGAAGGAGAGGCAGCATGA